TACACGGACGACGCGGTGGTCCGGCACGGGATCGTGGCCGCCCGGGACGCCTTCCTGCAAAAGCCGTTCACCCCGCTCACCGTGGCCCGCAAGGTGCGCGAGGTCCTCGACAAGAGCTGACGGCGGCCCCATATTCCGCGGGCCGGATAGCCGTGACGTTAACGAAGGTGAAATAAGTGATTCTGGTCGTCAGAAGGCAGATCGGTCAGCGGTTCCCCATCGTTCTCTTCGGAGGCCGCGAGCGTCGATCGACGCTCGCGGGCTGATGGCATTTCCGAAAAACACCGCACTTCGCGGTTCAACTCGCATGGCTATGTCGACTTTCTGATTCCCTCATTACCCCCGTTGCGCCCGCAGCCACGCGTACCACTCCGCCAACCCATCGCCCTTGGTCGCCGAGATCGAAATCACGCGGAGGCGGGGGTTCACCTGACGGGCGTACGCGATGCAGCGGTCGACGTCGAACGTGACGTACGGCAGCAGGTCGATCTTGTTCAGTAGCATCACTTCGCTGGCCCGGAACATGTGCGGATATTTGATCGGCTTGTCTTCCCCCTCGGTCACGGACACGATCGCCACCTTCGCCCGCTCGCCCAGGTCGAACAGGGCCGGGCAGACCAGGTTGCCGACGTTCTCGATCATCACCACCGAGTTGGCCGGCGGGTCGAGTTGCTTCAACCCGCGGCTCACCATCAAGGCGTCCAGGTGGCAGCCGGTGCCGGTATTGATCTGTACGACCCGAGCGCCCGTCGCCCGAATCCGCTCGGCGTCGTTGGCCGTCTCCTGATCGCCCTCGATGACGGTCAGCGACAGTTCACCGCCCAGGTCGCGGATGGTGCGTTCCAGTAGGGTCGTCTTGCCCGCGCCCGGCGAGCTGACCAGATTCAGCGCGAGGATGTTCCGCCCGTCGAGCCAGCCCCGGTTCCGCTCCGCGAGGACGTTGTTCTTGCCCAGGATCTGCTCCTGGAGGTGCAACGTACTCGGGGCGTGCGAGTGCGCGGGACCGTGGTCGTGCGAATGGGAATGCGTGTGTTCGTGGCCGTGGTCGTGCGTATGGGGGTGATCGTGATCGTGTTCGTGCGTGTGAGGGTGATCGTGGCCCGCGGCGTGTTCGTGGGAGTGACTGTGGCCTTGATCGTGCGAGTGGCTATGACCGTGCGAATGCGTGTGGCCCTGTTCGGTCGACTTGGCTCCCAAGGGGTGGACGTGGTCGTCGTGCATGAGAAACCGCTCTCCGGTTTGCAGGTCAGTTAAGACCGCCCCGTCTTCTTCGGAGCAGCCGCAGGTGAGGCACATTATTCGACCTCGATTTGGGTAACGCGCAACTCTTCGCCGGACAGCCATTCCAGGTCGGTACACCCGCACTCGCACCGGCCGAACGGCCGGTCCAAGGCCACCATTCCGGCACACGCCCGGCACTTGGCCGTCCCCGGGATCTCGATGATTTGAAGTTCCGCCCCCGCGACCGACGTGTCTTCCGCGCACATCTCGAAACAGAACCGGACCGCGTCCGGCAGCACGGCCGACAGGCGGCCGATTTCGACGACGACTTTACGAACGCGCCGGCCGTCGGCTCGTGCCTCGGCCAGCTCGACGATTTCCTGGGTGATGCCGAGTTCGTGCATGTCGAAAACGAACTACCTTACATCGCCCGGATGCGGAGGTAACGCATCATGGACGGGATGGCGAACAACAATCCGACCAAAAAGATCGTCTCGGAGATCACCGCGATAATCCCGCCGACGATTCGCTCGAGAATAGACATGGACGTCCCTCCCTTGAGTTTAAGTCACCGTACCCGGACGGTCGTCGATCGCCGGCCCGAGGAATTCCCGGGCCAGTTCTTCGGCCATCCGGGCCGCTTCCTCGACCGCCGCCTGCACCGGCTCGCTCAGCCCCATCGCCCCTTCGTCCTCGTCGCCGAGCCACGCAGGCTCGCACCCGATCACCCGCAGCCACGGCGGGCGGCCGCCGAAGGATGCCACCAGTCTCAAAACGTGGTCGGGCGTCAAGGCGTGGGGGTCGACCGCGACGGCCTCTTCGACCGGTCCCGGTTCGATCACGTACAGCGTTCCAGGCGGCCGGCCGCGCGAAGTCGCGTCGAGCAAGACAGCGCCATCATACCCCTCAAGCAGGGCACATGCCAGATCGAAGCCCCGTGTGCCGAAATCCTTTACGTATACGCCCTCGGCTTGCGGCCGCCCGGCCAGGACGCGGGCGACCTCGCAGCCGAACGCGTCGTCGCCCCGGAAGATGTTGCCGATGCCGGCGAGCAAGAGCCGCCGCATCAGCCGTTCTCCGCCGGCGGGGAGAACGGTTCGACCTCGTTGGCGCGGAAAAAGAAGCGGTGCGCAATCTGTCGGGCCACGCCCAAATCTCGGCCGGGGTCGTCGTCCACCGTCACCGCGAAATGGATGTTTCCCTCGAAGTCCTGCTCGATCGCCTCGATGGTCGCCACCTTGCCGTCCAGGGCGATGTCCATGATGTCGGCCCGGCGGCGGGGGCGCAGGCGAACGCGATCGCCGGCCCGCACGGTCACCCCGCGCACGACGACCTCGCTCGGGGCCACGGTCGGTTCATCCCACGGGGCGGGACCGGGAAAGGGATTCACGACTAGCCTCTTGGGACGCTGACTCGAACACATTTCCCGAGTTCCACAGGCCGCGTTGCAACGGGCCGCGACAATCAGGGAACACAGGGGAAGCATTTGTAGTAATCACGATTCAGGGCGTGGGCTTCGACAATTCTGCACGGAAGGTCTGGACATCGGGGCAACTTAAGGCCGTGCGAAGGAGGGCTTGCAACCGGACTTCGTCCGCGACCCCTTCCAGTTCCACGGAAAGCCCAGATTCGGCAGGGAAGCGGGTGGCCAGAGTCTCAACGACGACCTCGCGCAAGACGCCCAAGGTCTTCATCCAAGCCTCTTCCGCCTTCCTGGCTTCTTCAACCCGCTGGGCTTTTTTCAGAAACTCCTCCTCCATTTGTTTATGGAGTTTCTCGAAATCCTTTTGCTGTTTCTCCAAGCCTTCACGGACGCCTTCACGGATGCTTTCACGGATGTATGCCTCGGCTTCTTCCTTGGCTAGCTTGCGCATCAGCGCGTAGGCTTCGTCCAGGACTGGAGATTCGATCATGGCTCGCTCCTCTCCGAACAGATCCAGCATTTTGTGACCCGGGTAGGCCAGGCCGGCCAGGATCCTGGTCACCGCGCTCAAACCTTGATAATCCCGCTTTTCCGTCACGCGGTCGAGGGCATCCTTGCACCGCCGGAGTACGTCCTCGGGCGGGTCGCCCGATCGGGCCAGCGGAACCCACGGGACCAGTCCCGCATCGCCCGTGGCCAGCAAGTCATCCGCGTTCAACTCCCACAGCCGGGTCACGCGCCACGAACCCGCGAGCCGGGCCGTCGCCCGGCGGCTAACCCGCTCGGCCACCCCACTGACTTCCACGTTCCCCTTGGGCCGCAGCACCAACATCACGACGTCGGGCACGACTCCACGAACCAGGTTGATGAGGAATAAATCCTCCAACACCTGGCGGTCGGCGTCGGACGACGGGTAGGTTTCGATCTCCACCAGGACCAGGGTCGGTTGGTCCTCGCCCGGGAACCGGACCTCGAGCAACCCGTCCGCGAGCCGCCGCGGGGCGACGGTTTCGGGCTGGAGGGGCCGCCAGGTGGTGAAGCCGTCCAAACCGGCCAACTTCAGGATAGCGTCTCCGTGATGGGTGAGCAGCCATTTGCCGCTGCGATCCTTGTCCTGCCGCATCGGCCCCCCGACTCATGTACGGACCCGGCTCCCGGCGCGGATCGGGCAAAACCGGGAAATTATCTGTAACCATGTTCTTCGGCCGCCGGCTTCACGCCGCGGAGCGTGCCGTGCAGCCGCATCAGGTCGTCCCCGGTGAGCGCTTCCGTTCGGGCGAGGAGGGCGTCGGCCCGCGGGTCGGCCGCCCGCATTTCTCGCTTCTCGTCGTCCGTCATCGTCAGGATGCGGAGCGTCAGAATCTCGTCGATCTCGGTCGCGTCGAACAGGTCGCCCGGGCTCTCGGGGGCGATCTCCGGGTAGTCGTAGAGGATGATCGGGGACGCGAGCAGCGTGTCCCGCGCACCGGCCCCGCCGACCAGCACCGGCCAGACGCCGACGTTCATGCACCCGGCGACCGCTTCCCGTAATGCGTCGGGCGGGTCGAACAGGGACACGAACGCCCCGCCGCGTCCCGCTTCCAAAATCACGTGCGTCGAGACCAGTGACACCGGCAGCAGCTCCTCGCGGCCGCCGGCCGGGTGTTCCGGCTCGGTCAGGTTCACGACGCGCACGGTGAGCCGGACGAGGCCGGCCGCCACCTCGTTCGTCTGCCATTCGACGGCCCCGCGGACCTCACTCTGGTCCCGCACGACCTCGCCGATGTCGTCGCCGGTCGGACCGCGGAGGGTTTCGCGGACCTGGCGGCGGGGGAACGAAAACTCGTGCCGGCCCTCCGACGCGCCGAGCCCAGGTATGTCGACTTCGACCCCGCGGTCCTCGGCTTCCTGCCACGCCGGGCCGCGCCGGCCGTCGGCGTGGTGCAACAACCGGGTGACCAGGTGCAGGAACCGCACGCGGATGCGGACGGTCGCCTCCGATCCGCCTTCCACCAGACACTCGGTCTGGAGGGAACTCGGCTCGTCCGCGGCGCGGGCCAACTCGCAGTCCTGCGGGAAGAGCCCGCCGAACGTCCACCGCTGCCGGTTCTTGACCGACGTCGGCCGGTACGGGTAGAGCAAATACCCTTCGTACAAGACCGCGTCCGCGATCCGGTCGACCAGCGGCCGGCTTGTGGGCTCGCCTTCGCTCATGGGCTCGCCTCCGCGGGCAGGAGCCGTTCGAGCGCCTGCTCCCAGGTCGGCAGGCCGTTCGCCGACTTGAACCGGTAGAGCCGGTCGAACACGTCTTGCGGCAGGCAGAGCCACGCGGAGTTCGGGTAGTATTGGGCCATCATCTCCCGCCACACCGCGGCCGGCAGCCGGTACTCGGTTTCCCGGTCCCACGGCACCTGGGCGACCTGGAGGCTGCCGGCCGGTCCCTCGTAGAAGATCGTCCCGCTGAACAGCAGTTTGACCACGATGTCGCCGGTTTCCAGGGCGTAAAAATATTTGGTCGCGCCGATGTTGAAGTCGAATGTACACGGCACCGGCAGGTCGAATCGGGCCTCCCCCTCGAACGCCGGCACCATCGCCGCGGCGTGCGTCCAGAGCATGCTCCGGAGCGTCTGCCCCCACCGCGACGGCTCGCCGAACAGCTCGACCAGCCGCGCCTTGTCGCCGGGCGTGTACGTCCGCGCGGTCGGGTCGATCCGCAGTTGGCAGCGGAGGGCGATGGCATGAATCGGCTCGTTCGCCGGGGTATTCGTGACCCGCAGTTTAAACACCAGTTGCGGGGCGGCGGCGTACGCGACGGCCTCCACCCCCTCGGCCCGGAAGCCCAGATCAGGCATACCACCGCTCCTTGGCCCGGGCAAAAAAGCCGTCGATCTCGGTCCAGACATCCGACCCGCCGGTCAGCCCCCGCCACCGGCTGCGGACGAGGCCGACCAGTTCGTAACAGGCGTCGATCGGGGCGCGGAAGTAGTCCCGCGTCTGGCGGACGCGGTACACCAGTAATGCTTCGACATCCGGCTCGAAGTCACCCAGGACCGGGTTCGCGGCGGTGAGTTCGTCCCACGCGCCCGCCGGCAGGTCGGACGCGGTCGCCCCGGCCGGGCTGGGGTAGAAGGCGACCGCCCGGCCGTCGCCGCGGCGGACGAAGAAGGCGAGGTTGATGGGCGTCCGGAGGTGGTCCCACTGCTCGTCCGTGAGGACGAAATCGGGCAGGAGCCGGCCGTCTCGCGGAACCGCCCGGAACTTGGCCCCGTTCTGCCCTACGAACAGCAGCGCGCACGGGTCGCAGCTGCAGGCCAGGTCGCGGCTGGCGAGGTCGAGTAGGTGGCGGTGGCCGGGCGGGAGTTCCCGACCGCACAACTGGCACCGCTCGACCACCGGGCGCGGGCGGGCGTACTTTCGCAGTGCCCCCATCGGGCCGGTCGGCTGACTCATCCGCTCGCCCCCACGACCACTTCCCCGACCATCGGCAGGGAGAACAGCCGGCTCGGCGCCGCCTGGGGTTGGTCCGGGGCGTCCACT
The Fimbriiglobus ruber genome window above contains:
- a CDS encoding hydrogenase maturation protease yields the protein MRRLLLAGIGNIFRGDDAFGCEVARVLAGRPQAEGVYVKDFGTRGFDLACALLEGYDGAVLLDATSRGRPPGTLYVIEPGPVEEAVAVDPHALTPDHVLRLVASFGGRPPWLRVIGCEPAWLGDEDEGAMGLSEPVQAAVEEAARMAEELAREFLGPAIDDRPGTVT
- a CDS encoding DUF5947 family protein codes for the protein MSQPTGPMGALRKYARPRPVVERCQLCGRELPPGHRHLLDLASRDLACSCDPCALLFVGQNGAKFRAVPRDGRLLPDFVLTDEQWDHLRTPINLAFFVRRGDGRAVAFYPSPAGATASDLPAGAWDELTAANPVLGDFEPDVEALLVYRVRQTRDYFRAPIDACYELVGLVRSRWRGLTGGSDVWTEIDGFFARAKERWYA
- a CDS encoding DUF6084 family protein — translated: MPDLGFRAEGVEAVAYAAAPQLVFKLRVTNTPANEPIHAIALRCQLRIDPTARTYTPGDKARLVELFGEPSRWGQTLRSMLWTHAAAMVPAFEGEARFDLPVPCTFDFNIGATKYFYALETGDIVVKLLFSGTIFYEGPAGSLQVAQVPWDRETEYRLPAAVWREMMAQYYPNSAWLCLPQDVFDRLYRFKSANGLPTWEQALERLLPAEASP
- the hypB gene encoding hydrogenase nickel incorporation protein HypB → MCLTCGCSEEDGAVLTDLQTGERFLMHDDHVHPLGAKSTEQGHTHSHGHSHSHDQGHSHSHEHAAGHDHPHTHEHDHDHPHTHDHGHEHTHSHSHDHGPAHSHAPSTLHLQEQILGKNNVLAERNRGWLDGRNILALNLVSSPGAGKTTLLERTIRDLGGELSLTVIEGDQETANDAERIRATGARVVQINTGTGCHLDALMVSRGLKQLDPPANSVVMIENVGNLVCPALFDLGERAKVAIVSVTEGEDKPIKYPHMFRASEVMLLNKIDLLPYVTFDVDRCIAYARQVNPRLRVISISATKGDGLAEWYAWLRAQRG
- a CDS encoding hydrogenase maturation nickel metallochaperone HypA, translated to MHELGITQEIVELAEARADGRRVRKVVVEIGRLSAVLPDAVRFCFEMCAEDTSVAGAELQIIEIPGTAKCRACAGMVALDRPFGRCECGCTDLEWLSGEELRVTQIEVE